From Phycisphaerae bacterium, one genomic window encodes:
- a CDS encoding VOC family protein, whose protein sequence is MRYTMILSVLILFAGCAATRSPTAGPAREALMNGYSTARVDFGIVVSDIDKAAQFYKNALGLVEVEGFDVPADMGRNSGLSDNQPFHVRVFKVADDENATQVKIMQFKGAPGKRVDNTFIHSSFGIRYLTFYVQDIAAAAERVRRAGGTVIANGPVELPKELAPGVFLAVVRDPDGNMVELVGPKKQ, encoded by the coding sequence ATGCGTTACACGATGATATTGTCGGTCCTGATTCTGTTTGCCGGTTGCGCGGCCACCCGGTCTCCGACGGCCGGGCCGGCGAGGGAGGCTCTGATGAACGGTTATAGCACTGCGCGCGTTGATTTCGGGATCGTCGTCAGCGACATCGATAAGGCAGCGCAATTCTACAAGAATGCGCTCGGGCTCGTGGAGGTGGAAGGTTTCGATGTTCCGGCCGACATGGGCAGGAACTCGGGTCTCAGTGACAACCAACCCTTTCACGTGCGGGTTTTCAAGGTGGCCGACGACGAAAACGCAACCCAGGTCAAGATCATGCAATTCAAGGGTGCTCCGGGCAAGCGAGTGGATAACACGTTCATTCATTCCAGCTTCGGCATCCGCTACTTGACTTTTTACGTCCAGGATATCGCCGCCGCCGCTGAGCGGGTCCGCAGGGCCGGCGGCACGGTCATCGCCAACGGCCCGGTTGAACTGCCCAAGGAACTGGCGCCGGGCGTCTTTCTGGCTGTCGTGCGTGATCCGGACGGAAACATGGTCGAACTTGTGGGGCCGAAGAAACAGTGA
- a CDS encoding alpha/beta hydrolase — protein MCLFVAVWPCVIPAALADEPKVELLWPNGAPGAKGNEDGDKPSLTIYLPLKEKATGAAVVICPGGGYGNLAMDHEGHQVARWLNSNGIAGFILKYRHRGTGYGHPAPLQDAQRAIRMVRSRAKEWNIVPDRIGILGFSAGGHLASTAGTHFDKGNAEAADPIDRVSCRPDFMVLVYPVISFTEPFAHAGSRKNLLGAEPDPKLVENLSNEKQVTPDTPPTFLLHTDQDSGVPAENSVAFYLALRRAKVPAEMHIYAKGPHGFGLGKKGEAVATWPDRCVDWMREQGLLDRK, from the coding sequence ATGTGTCTGTTCGTTGCCGTCTGGCCATGTGTGATTCCCGCAGCGCTCGCAGATGAGCCAAAGGTCGAGCTCTTGTGGCCCAACGGGGCGCCCGGAGCCAAAGGGAACGAGGATGGAGACAAGCCGTCGCTGACGATCTATCTACCCCTGAAGGAGAAAGCCACCGGCGCGGCCGTGGTGATCTGCCCGGGCGGGGGATATGGCAACTTGGCGATGGACCATGAGGGGCACCAGGTGGCCCGGTGGCTCAACTCGAACGGCATCGCCGGCTTCATCCTGAAGTACCGCCACCGCGGCACGGGTTACGGGCACCCGGCGCCTTTGCAGGATGCCCAACGGGCCATCCGCATGGTTCGCAGCCGGGCGAAGGAGTGGAACATCGTTCCCGACCGGATCGGCATCCTGGGTTTCTCGGCCGGCGGGCACTTGGCTTCGACGGCCGGGACGCATTTCGACAAGGGCAATGCCGAGGCCGCTGATCCGATCGACCGGGTCAGTTGCCGGCCCGACTTCATGGTCCTGGTCTACCCGGTGATCTCCTTCACCGAACCGTTCGCCCACGCGGGCTCGCGCAAGAACCTCCTGGGCGCCGAGCCGGACCCCAAGCTGGTCGAGAACCTTTCGAACGAGAAGCAAGTCACGCCCGACACACCGCCAACGTTCCTTTTGCACACGGATCAGGATAGCGGAGTGCCTGCCGAGAACAGCGTGGCCTTTTACCTCGCCTTGCGGCGCGCCAAGGTGCCGGCCGAGATGCACATCTATGCCAAGGGCCCGCACGGGTTCGGCCTGGGAAAGAAGGGCGAAGCGGTCGCCACATGGCCCGATCGGTGTGTCGACTGGATGCGCGAGCAGGGCCTGCTTGATCGGAAATGA